CTAAAACAATCAAATATTGATAATGATTGTAATCTATGATCTTCATCTAATATATTAATTATATCAGGAAAAATAAATTCAATTTTTTTTTTAAAAATATGCAATTTTACTTCTTTAGGAATAACGCGATGTATTTTATCTAATATATTTTGTCCATTTTGAGAAAAAGATTCTAAAATAACTTTTTTATTAATTGCAATAATACGTATTGCTGTATCTATAATTAACATACTCTCCAATTGATTTTTTTTGACAATTTCAGCAGATTCTAACAACAATGTTTCTGTTTTATTGTGACAAATATTATAAAAAGTTTCTGCAGGATTCATATGATAAGGAACATCTAATTGTAATATCTGAACAACATTTTCCATATTTAATCAACTCACATTAATTATATTATTTAAGTTTTCATCCTAACTTTTTAATATGTAATTATTGAATATAAATACATAATCATAATTAACCATACATAATATCTTCTTTATAAATTACATTTAATATTTTTTCTATTATAAGTTCCATTTTTGTATCTTTTAAAAGATAAATATTATTCCATGTTTTTAACCATGTTATTTGTTTTTTAACCAATTGTTTTGTAGACACAATAATTTGTTTAATCATATCACCATAACTAATCAAACCAGATAAATAAAACCACATATGTCGATAACCAATACAACGTATTGAAGGTAAATGAATATTTAAATCGCCTCTATTAAATAAACCCATAACTTCCATTTCAAAACCTTGATCTAACATGTTTCCTAAACGATTTTCAATATTATGATACAATTTCTTTTTTTTTAATACTCTAACAAATTGTATAGTTTTATATGGTAATCGAAATAATATATTTTTTTTTAACTGACTAAATTTTTTTCCTGTAATCAAACAAACTTCTAAAGCTCTTAATAATCTTTGTACATCATTAGGATGAATATTTTTAGAAGAAATTATATCAATTTTAGATAAATATTTATGTAAACTATAATTATGATTATAATTATTTTCACGTAAAATTTTCTTTTTTAATTCTAAATTTGATTTTGGTAATTGTGATATTCCATTCAACAAAATGTGATAATAAAACATAGTACCACCTACTAATAACGGAATCTTACCTAATTTTAAAATATCATTAATTTCTCTTAAAACATCATATCGAAATTCCGAAACAGAATAATATTGGCTAGGATCTTTAATATTAATTAAACGATGAGGATGTTGAATTAACTGTAATTTATTCGGTTTAGCAGTCCCAATATTCATATGACGATATATTAATGCAGAATCAACACTGATTAACTCAACTGGCAAATATTTTCTTAATTCCATTGCTAATGTTGATTTGCCAGATGCAGTCGGTCCTAATAAAAAAATTAAAAATGATTTACATAAATTTTTTTTATATATTTTCATAATTTCTATAATAAAAAATATTTATAAATATATAAAATAATACACTAATGTTTATTTTCTTTTATCATATAAATGATTATAAAAATTAATTAAATTATTTGTAGAACTATCATATTTTAAATCATTTTTTGTTAACTTTAACATATTCAAAACATCTGAAGATACATTTTTACCTAACTCAACACCCCATTGGTCAAAACTAAAAACATTTAAAATCATTCCCTGAACAAATATTTTATGTTCATATACAGCAATTAATACACCTAAAGAATAAGGAGTAATTTTATTTAATAAAATAGTATTACTTGGTCTATTCCCTTCAAAATATTTAAACTTATTACTATCTATATTTTTATTTTCAGAATCATATAAAAATATATTATTTTTTTTTTGAATAAAATATTTTCCAAATGCTAAAGCATGTGTCTGTGCAAAAAAATTCGATAATAATATTTTATGATGATGAAATAAACAACTATGAGAATTAATTGGAGCAATAAAATCACACGGAATGAGCTTCGTACCTTGATGCATTAATTGATAAAAAGAATGTTGACCATTTGTTCCTACTTCACCCCAAATAATTGGTCCTGTTTGCCAATAAACTTTATTTCCATTTCTATCAATATTTTTCCCATTCGATTCCATATTACTTTGTTGAATATATTTAGGAAATTGATCCAAATATTGATCATAAGGTAAAATTGCTTCTGTTTCTGTATTAAAAAAATTATTATACCAAATTCCAATTAATGCTAATATCACAGGAATATTCTTTTCAAATGTTTGAGTTCGAAAATGTATGTCCATATCATATGCACCATCTAATAATTTAATAAAATTATCAAATCCAATCGAAAGCATAATCGATAGTCCCATGGCAGACCATAACGAATATCTTCCACCTACCCAATCCCACATCTGAAAAATATTTTTTCGATCAATTCCAAAAGTTAATGCTTCTTGAATATTTGCAGTAATAGCAAAAAAATGTTTATCCATAAATTTTTGATTTTTAACTTTTTTTAAAAAATATTTTTGTATAGTCATAGCATTAGTTAATGTTTCTTCAGTCTGAAAATTTTTTGAAGATATTAAAAATATTGTTGTTTCAAAATCACAATTATTTACAATATTTAATATATCATTACCATCAATATTAGATATATAAATAATATTTAAATGATTTTTATATGGTGTTAACGCTTTTGTAACCATTCTAGGTCCTAAATCTGAACCTCCTATACCTAAATTCACAATATTTTTAATACTTTTACCGGAATACCCTCTCCATGTTCCTGAAATAACCTGATTAGAAAAAGATTTCATATCATTCAATACTTTATTAACCATAGGCATAATATCATTACCATCAACCAATATTGAAGTGTTAGAACGATTTCTTAAAGCCACATGTAAGACTGAACGATTTTCAGTTTTATTAATTTTTTCACCAGTAAACATTTCTTCTATTGATTCTAATAAATTAATTTCTTTTGCTAAATTAAAAAGTTTTTTCATTGTTTCTAAAGTAATGCGATTTTTAGAAAAATCAAATAAAATCTTATCTTTAAAAATAATAGAAAAATTCTTAAATCGATTAATATCATTACAAAACAAATCAACCATATGCAAATTTTTAATATGACTAAAATGATTATTTAATTCTTTCCAAGCATTAGTACAAATAGGAATAATATTTTTCATAATTTAAATTATCATAAAATTTGAAATACAAATTATCTTTATCTTATATCAAAATAATATAATTTAAAACTTGAAAATTAATATATAACCCTTATTTTATTATCAATAAGAGTAATAAAGAAAAAAAGAAATAAGACTTAGTTAAAATTTTGAAAAACAGTAATTTTGATTTGAAGGAGATTATTATGAATAATCATTCTATCTCTTTTTCACCAATAATTACAGACAATTTATTCTCAGATAGATTTAACCAAATTGATAAAATATTCAGTACACTAACTGGTGAAAAACCAATCACTGATTTACCTGGATATGATTTTATTAAATTCAGTGATACTCGTTATCAGTTAGTAATACTAGTTCCAGGGTATCAAGAAAAAGAACTAGATATTTCCATTCAAAACAAACAATTAACTATATCTGGAAGAAAAAGTAGTATTCAAAAAGAAGAGCAAACAAAAAAAGTATATCTTCATAAAGGAATAAAAAACAATCATTTTACAGTAAACTTCAACTTAAATAATCCAATAAAAATTATTTCAGCAATCTTAGAATTGGGATTATTAAAAATAAATTTTGAATATGAAATTCCAAATGAAGAACAAGTAAAAAAAATTAATATCCAAAAAAAATAATAAAAACTAAATAATATAATAAAAGATGAAATTTCCATTTTGACCTCATTTATACCTTATAAGTACAATAAGGTATTGACATATTGGTAGAATTCTGGTTATATAATATTTATGATATTAAATAAATAGTTAAATATCATTTTTTAAAGTGGTGTTTAAAAATATTGTTACATAACGAATTATTTATTTGCATTATTTTGAAATATCAAGTATAATATTAATTATCATTGATGTATCATATGTGTTTAAAGTTTGTAATACTATTAAATTATTAATTCTTTAAAAATTTATAATGTATAACAATACAAAAGAAAAGAAATGAAATTATTTATATAATGAAATGTGTAACTTTCATTATAAGAAATGTTGTGATATTAAGATAATTATATCAACATGTATATAACAAAATTTTCATATACAGATACATGTTTAATAATTATTTTGTTTTAAAATACAGTCTGTATAATAAAATGTAACAACATATGAAATATTAATAAGAAATAGTAATAAAAAATAAGTATTTAACTTCAGGAAGTGTAATATAAGATTTGTTATGGACAACATACGCTGCTATATTTTCAATAGCAGCGTATTACACAAAAACATGAAATAAAAAAATTATATAAAATATAAGACTAAATCAGTTCAAATAATTAAAAAATATATTAATTTATATTATATTTAATTATCAAAAATAAATTAATTGATTAATTATAATATAGGTTAAATGTTTATAATTCAAAACCTATAAAACAAATATTTCAATCCCATTCAAAATAAAAATATTAATATGAATAAATAAATACTCTATTTTGGTATATGAAAAAATGAATAATAATTTTTTTTTTATTCACTTGTCGTTCATATATATAATATAGTATGATATTCATTTTAAAACAAAGTAAATGTTATGCGGGAATAACTCAGTTGGTAGAGTACAACCTTGCCAAGGTTGAAGTCGCGAGTTCGAATCTCGTTTCCCGCTCAAAATACCTGAAAAAATTTAAGAATAAATTTATTGATTTTCAATCTATTTTTTAATTAAAAGAAAACTTTTTATTAAATTTTTCAATACGACCTCCTCGACTAACAACACGTTGTTTTCCTGTATAAAAAGGATGACAAGATGAACATATATCTAAATGTAAATTTCTTTTATTTATAGTTGAAAAAATGTTAACTTTATTCCCACAGGAACAAATCACAGATACTGATTGATATTTAGGATGAATATTTTTTTTCATAATAATAAAGCCCTATAATAATAAAAACATCAATATAAAATAATTAATTAAATTACATAAATTTAATAATATATTAAAGTTATGTAAGTTATAATTATAACCTTCATACGTACTCCCAAACCATAAAAACCAACATCACATTCTATACAATATCAATATATTTATTGATAAAATTTAAATAACTTAGTATATTAAAATAAATAATATTTAATATGCTCTATATAGAGACCATGATATGACCACAATACTAAGTATCAGGTTAAATAAAAAAGTTGTTATTGGAGGTGATGGACAAGCAACATTAGGGAATACAATTATGAAAAAAAATGTCCAAAAAGTACGTTCTCTCTATAATAACAAAGTAATTTCTGGTTTTGCAGGAGGAACAGCTGATGCGTTCACTTTATTTGAATTACTTGAAAAAAAACTAGAAATATATCAAGGAAGATTACAAAAATCCGCTATAGAATTAGCCAAAGATTGGAGAAGCGACAGAATACTAAAAAAATTAGAAGCATTACTTGCAGTAGCTGATAAAAACTTATCATTAATTATTACCGGTAATGGAGATGTAATACAACCAGAAAATGATATCATTGCTATTGGATCCGGAGGTCCATACGCACAAGCTGCAGCATATGCATTACTAAAAAACACTATCCTGGAACCTAGACAAATAGTAAAAAAATCATTAAACATTGCTGCTGATATTTGCATATACACTAATCATATATTCACAATAAAAGAGTTAATTTCGGAAATATAGGAATTATTGTACATGTCCAAAATGACTCCTAATAAAATTATAATAAAATTAAACAAATTTATCGTCGGTCAAAACAAAGCAAAACGCGCTGTTGCAATAGCATTAAGAAATCGATGGAGAAGAATGCAATTAAATCCTGAATTAAGAAATGAAATTACACCTAAAAATATATTAATGATTGGACCCACAGGAGTTGGGAAAACAGAAATAGCAAGACGATTAGCAAAATTAGCTAATGCTCCTTTTATTAAAGTAGAAGCTACTAAATTTACTGAAGTAGGATATGTTGGTAAAGAAGTAGACTCAATTATTCGAGATTTAACTGATATTGCAATTAAAATAGTACGAGTACAAAAAATTAAAAATAATAAAATCCAAGCAAGAAAAAAAGCAGAAGAAAAAATATTAAGTATACTTGTTCCAACAATAAAAAATTGGAGTAAATCAGATCAATCTGCATACCCAACAGAAACAATCGAAATTTTTAGAAAACAATTACAACAAGGAAAGTTGGATAATAAAGAAATTGAAATCAACATTACGAATAATACTGTAGGAGTAGAAATTATGGCTCCTCCAGGTATGGAAGAATTAACTAATCAACTACAACTTTTATTTCAAAATGTTAACAATCATAAACATACTACTAAAAAATTAAAAATTAAAGATGCAATAAAATTATTATCAAATGAAGAATCTTTAAAATTATTAAACCCAGAAGAATTAAAAAAAGAAGCAATACATGCTGTTGAACAAAATGGAATAGTATTTATTGATGAATTAGATAAAATTTGTAAAAAAAGAGGTACTTCTGGTCTCGATATATCAAGAGAAGGTGTTCAACGTGATTTACTACCTTTAATCGAAGGTTGTAGTGTATCCACTAAACATGGTATGGTCAAAACAGATCATATTTTATTTATTACTTCTGGAGCTTTTCAAATTTCAACCCCTTCAGATCTTATTCCTGAATTACAAGGTAGATTACCTATACGTGTTGAATTACATGCACTAACTATAGATGATTTTGAAAAGATTCTAACTGAACCCAAAGTCTCAATTACTATGCAATATATCGAATTAATGAAAACAGAAGGTGTAATAGTTAAATTTACTAAAGATGGAATACGGAAAATAGCAGAAGCATCATGGAAAGTCAACGAATCTATGGAAAATATTGGAGCAAGAAGACTATATACAGTCTTAGAACGTTTAATGGAAGATATTTCCTTTAACGCAGATAAAATGAAAGATAATACTATTATTATTGATGCTCAATATGTTGGTCAACATTTAGATAAATTAATAATTAATGAAGATTTAAGTCGATTCATATTATAATAAAATTATAAATATACTAATTATATGTATATATCTATATACCAATTAATAATTTTA
This portion of the Buchnera aphidicola (Stegophylla sp.) genome encodes:
- the hslU gene encoding ATP-dependent protease ATPase subunit HslU; protein product: MSKMTPNKIIIKLNKFIVGQNKAKRAVAIALRNRWRRMQLNPELRNEITPKNILMIGPTGVGKTEIARRLAKLANAPFIKVEATKFTEVGYVGKEVDSIIRDLTDIAIKIVRVQKIKNNKIQARKKAEEKILSILVPTIKNWSKSDQSAYPTETIEIFRKQLQQGKLDNKEIEINITNNTVGVEIMAPPGMEELTNQLQLLFQNVNNHKHTTKKLKIKDAIKLLSNEESLKLLNPEELKKEAIHAVEQNGIVFIDELDKICKKRGTSGLDISREGVQRDLLPLIEGCSVSTKHGMVKTDHILFITSGAFQISTPSDLIPELQGRLPIRVELHALTIDDFEKILTEPKVSITMQYIELMKTEGVIVKFTKDGIRKIAEASWKVNESMENIGARRLYTVLERLMEDISFNADKMKDNTIIIDAQYVGQHLDKLIINEDLSRFIL
- a CDS encoding Hsp20 family protein, whose translation is MNNHSISFSPIITDNLFSDRFNQIDKIFSTLTGEKPITDLPGYDFIKFSDTRYQLVILVPGYQEKELDISIQNKQLTISGRKSSIQKEEQTKKVYLHKGIKNNHFTVNFNLNNPIKIISAILELGLLKINFEYEIPNEEQVKKINIQKK
- the pgi gene encoding glucose-6-phosphate isomerase gives rise to the protein MKNIIPICTNAWKELNNHFSHIKNLHMVDLFCNDINRFKNFSIIFKDKILFDFSKNRITLETMKKLFNLAKEINLLESIEEMFTGEKINKTENRSVLHVALRNRSNTSILVDGNDIMPMVNKVLNDMKSFSNQVISGTWRGYSGKSIKNIVNLGIGGSDLGPRMVTKALTPYKNHLNIIYISNIDGNDILNIVNNCDFETTIFLISSKNFQTEETLTNAMTIQKYFLKKVKNQKFMDKHFFAITANIQEALTFGIDRKNIFQMWDWVGGRYSLWSAMGLSIMLSIGFDNFIKLLDGAYDMDIHFRTQTFEKNIPVILALIGIWYNNFFNTETEAILPYDQYLDQFPKYIQQSNMESNGKNIDRNGNKVYWQTGPIIWGEVGTNGQHSFYQLMHQGTKLIPCDFIAPINSHSCLFHHHKILLSNFFAQTHALAFGKYFIQKKNNIFLYDSENKNIDSNKFKYFEGNRPSNTILLNKITPYSLGVLIAVYEHKIFVQGMILNVFSFDQWGVELGKNVSSDVLNMLKLTKNDLKYDSSTNNLINFYNHLYDKRK
- the hslV gene encoding ATP-dependent protease subunit HslV; translation: MTTILSIRLNKKVVIGGDGQATLGNTIMKKNVQKVRSLYNNKVISGFAGGTADAFTLFELLEKKLEIYQGRLQKSAIELAKDWRSDRILKKLEALLAVADKNLSLIITGNGDVIQPENDIIAIGSGGPYAQAAAYALLKNTILEPRQIVKKSLNIAADICIYTNHIFTIKELISEI
- the miaA gene encoding tRNA (adenosine(37)-N6)-dimethylallyltransferase MiaA, translating into MKIYKKNLCKSFLIFLLGPTASGKSTLAMELRKYLPVELISVDSALIYRHMNIGTAKPNKLQLIQHPHRLINIKDPSQYYSVSEFRYDVLREINDILKLGKIPLLVGGTMFYYHILLNGISQLPKSNLELKKKILRENNYNHNYSLHKYLSKIDIISSKNIHPNDVQRLLRALEVCLITGKKFSQLKKNILFRLPYKTIQFVRVLKKKKLYHNIENRLGNMLDQGFEMEVMGLFNRGDLNIHLPSIRCIGYRHMWFYLSGLISYGDMIKQIIVSTKQLVKKQITWLKTWNNIYLLKDTKMELIIEKILNVIYKEDIMYG
- the rpmE gene encoding 50S ribosomal protein L31; the protein is MKKNIHPKYQSVSVICSCGNKVNIFSTINKRNLHLDICSSCHPFYTGKQRVVSRGGRIEKFNKKFSFN